The following are from one region of the Deltaproteobacteria bacterium genome:
- a CDS encoding response regulator, protein MLDPIFIVDANSRQRAELCSFLELEHYRSVAVGSLGALEKGLKESGFQLVILDLDTLQVDNRFLRTLIHKNPRTCVIATSTRSFHPELKEAFSTHISVCLSKPLDLDELLYWIKAICESRPSSRDSPQ, encoded by the coding sequence ATGCTTGACCCTATTTTCATAGTTGATGCCAACAGTAGACAACGGGCGGAGCTCTGCTCTTTCCTCGAGCTCGAGCACTACCGTTCCGTTGCCGTGGGTTCTCTTGGTGCTCTAGAAAAAGGCCTCAAAGAGAGCGGTTTTCAGTTGGTAATACTGGATCTTGACACGTTGCAGGTCGACAACCGCTTTCTTAGAACTTTAATCCACAAGAACCCCAGGACCTGTGTGATTGCTACTTCGACTCGCTCATTCCATCCAGAACTAAAAGAAGCTTTCAGTACTCATATCTCTGTCTGCCTCAGCAAACCACTGGATCTAGATGAGTTGCTCTACTGGATCAAGGCCATATGCGAGTCGCGGCCCAGTTCAAGGGATTCTCCGCAATGA
- a CDS encoding sulfite exporter TauE/SafE family protein, producing MPLFLLLPIIFASSLVLTMVGLGGGLIFSPLFILLYFPVPTALSASLFLNGIAAISAAITYFQKKMVDVHIGVPLIVSSTLAAPLGAYTSAKVDVKIFTAVLAGVILLAAGRMLFSGKLESEGEEISARRRIIGGGAIGVAIGFMAGLLGIGGGVFIVPLLIYLLKVPTKTAAATSIFIVVFSSFSGFATHVSMEKVDWHFILLAALFSFAGGQMGSRIMAARLKGKTVRRIFGVVLLLFAVKLVQRVLS from the coding sequence ATGCCCCTGTTCCTGCTTCTGCCGATCATTTTTGCCAGTTCATTGGTGCTCACCATGGTAGGCCTTGGTGGCGGTCTCATCTTTTCGCCGCTATTTATTCTCCTTTACTTTCCAGTACCTACAGCCCTGTCGGCTTCGCTTTTCCTCAATGGAATCGCGGCAATTTCTGCAGCCATCACCTACTTTCAGAAGAAAATGGTGGATGTGCACATCGGGGTGCCGCTCATTGTGAGTTCCACTCTGGCCGCTCCTCTCGGTGCCTATACCAGTGCAAAAGTTGATGTGAAAATTTTTACAGCAGTCCTTGCGGGGGTAATCCTGCTGGCTGCTGGGCGTATGCTTTTTTCCGGCAAGCTTGAATCCGAAGGAGAGGAAATTTCCGCCCGGCGAAGGATCATCGGCGGCGGGGCCATTGGTGTGGCAATCGGCTTTATGGCTGGACTGCTGGGCATCGGCGGCGGTGTATTTATTGTACCCCTGCTTATCTATCTGCTGAAGGTCCCCACCAAGACTGCTGCCGCTACCTCGATCTTTATTGTGGTGTTTTCTTCCTTCAGTGGTTTTGCTACCCACGTGTCCATGGAAAAAGTAGACTGGCATTTTATCCTGTTGGCGGCACTTTTTTCCTTTGCCGGCGGGCAGATGGGCTCCAGGATTATGGCGGCACGTCTGAAAGGCAAGACAGTGCGGCGAATTTTTGGCGTAGTTCTGCTGCTTTTTGCCGTAAAGCTAGTACAACGGGTGTTGTCTTGA
- a CDS encoding helix-turn-helix transcriptional regulator, protein MCHGDSEGCGCPAGKTERFLQPSLLLALKMRPSYGYELIEKISSFGFVDGNIDPGIIYRHLRRLETEGFVSSRWDTTGSGPARRYYHLTREGEELLRNWIPFMQKSKDALSRFLDHYERSASGG, encoded by the coding sequence ATGTGCCATGGCGATAGTGAAGGCTGCGGTTGCCCTGCAGGAAAGACAGAGCGCTTTTTGCAGCCTTCTTTACTGCTGGCTCTCAAAATGCGGCCATCCTATGGCTATGAACTAATAGAGAAGATTTCAAGTTTTGGCTTTGTTGATGGAAACATCGATCCTGGAATCATTTATCGTCATTTGCGAAGGTTGGAAACGGAAGGTTTCGTATCTTCCCGCTGGGATACCACTGGAAGCGGTCCTGCCCGGCGATATTATCATCTGACCAGAGAAGGTGAGGAGTTGCTGCGAAACTGGATCCCATTTATGCAGAAGAGCAAGGATGCGCTCAGTCGTTTTCTCGACCACTACGAAAGGAGTGCAAGTGGCGGATAA